The following coding sequences lie in one Silene latifolia isolate original U9 population chromosome 5, ASM4854445v1, whole genome shotgun sequence genomic window:
- the LOC141656561 gene encoding uncharacterized protein LOC141656561, which translates to MLESAVEVLVQATSSSHFVFCFCNVIIVLLLIDRSKRNLNANLSDCYPFPVALESNVIVQNDDYNNYAEATKEETTTTTTSTTKSTLEVVVEITTTKEDGHKCEDNSEVKEDGEREATKEETTITYAKSTPEVVAEIVTTKKDHHKCEDNSKEKEDSEKEEELEEEEEDSEELRRRVEEFINKINREWRAERLRTSYEYDQE; encoded by the coding sequence ATGTTAGAATCCGCGGTAGAAGTTTTAGTTCAAGCTACGTCAAGTTCTCACTTCGTCTTTTGCTTTTGTAATGTGATCATAGTTCTTCTTCTCATTGATCGCTCTAAACGGAATTTGAATGCTAATTTAAGCGATTGCTATCCCTTTCCGGTGGCTTTAGAGTCAAATGTTATAGTACAGAATGATGACTACAACAATTATGCTGAAGCAACCAAGGAAgaaactactactactactacttctACTACTAAGTCCACCTTGGAAGTAGTAGTGGAAATAACGACAACGAAAGAAGATGGTCATAAATGCGAAGACAATAGTGAGGTGAAGGAAGATGGCGAAAGGGAAGCAACCAAGGAAGAAACTACTATTACTTATGCAAAGTCCACCCCAGAAGTAGTTGCGGAAATAGTGACAACAAAAAAAGATCATCATAAATGCGAAGACAATAGCAAGGAGAAAGAAGATAGCGAAAAGGAAGAAGAattagaagaagaggaagaagacagtGAAGAGCTACGGAGACGTGTTGAGGAGTTCATTAACAAGATTAACAGAGAATGGAGGGCAGAGAGACTACGGACGAGCTACGAATATGACCAAGAATGA
- the LOC141656560 gene encoding AT-hook motif nuclear-localized protein 1-like → MMIVPAGEDIAMKIASFSEQEMPGICVLSATGSISKVTIRQPGCSGVTATHEGRFDIISLSGSFITFNDGVPGTRTGGVSVFLVGPDGRVLGGILAGLLIAATPVQVLLGSFNFDRDHQEGNDNEGEFDEDVGEDKDDVPSKLEPKMDENKDKDAGNSKLEPKLLEPTMDVDEDEGEDSVTSKLAPNPEPKLLEPEMDMDEDEGEDSVTSKLDLKLQFFG, encoded by the exons ATGATGATTGTGCCTGCAGGAGAG GATATCGCAATGAAGATCGCATCATTTTCTGAGCAAGAAATGCCTGGTATATGTGTTCTCTCTGCTACTGGTTCGATATCAAAGGTCACTATTCGTCAGCCTGGCTGTTCTGGAGTCACTGCAACACATGAA GGTCGATTTGATATTATATCTTTGTCGGGATCTTTTATCACCTTCAATGATGGTGTACCGGGTACCAGAACTGGAGGCGTCAGTGTCTTCTTAGTCGGACCAGATGGCCGTGTCCTGGGTGGGATACTTGCTGGTTTACTTATTGCTGCTACCCCTGTTCAG GTATTGCTGGGTAGTTTCAACTTTGACCGAGATCACCAGGAAGGTAATGATAACGAGGGCGAGTTTGATGAGGATGTGGGTGAGGACAAGGATGATGTCCCTTCAAAATTGGAGCCAAAAATGGACGAGAACAAGGACAAGGATGCTGGCAATTCAAAATTGGAACCAAAATTATTGGAGCCAACAATGGATGTGGATGAAGACGAGGGCGAGGATTCTGTCACTTCAAAATTGGCGCCTAATCCGGAACCAAAATTATTGGAGCCAGAAATGGACATGGATGAAGACGAAGGCGAGGATTCTGTCACTTCAAAATTGGATCTGAAATTGCAGTTTTTTGGCTAG
- the LOC141656562 gene encoding 65-kDa microtubule-associated protein 3-like, giving the protein MANIRKNPLQQIESTCESLLCELQVIWDDVGESEATRDKQLVELEQECLDVYRRKVDQANRCRAQIRQAIADSEAELAAICSAIGELPVHFRQGDQKAGSLKEELSVITPQLEHMRNRKIDRKKQFLEVIGQIQKLSTELYGSEGVDLSKADVNENELSLRKLEELQTQLQSVQEEKRNRVRRVIEHLSGLSSLCSVLGFDFKETIGELHPSLADAEETRNISTETLQQLECAIVRLREQKLQRMQRLQDLATMLLELWNLMDTPVEEQHAFQNVTCNIAASEDEITGANMLSEDFIKHVEAEVCRLEELKSSKLKELVLGKRAELEEICRKTHMVLESDTETEHLIEAIESGAVDPASVLEQIESDIGKVKEEAFSRKEILEKVEKWLSAREEEEWLEEYNLDENRYNTGKGSHLILKRAEKARTLASKLPGMAETLTAKIITWENERADTFLYDGSPLLSVVEEYITVREEKDQEKKRHREQKKLQGQLTAEQEAPVGSKPSSLKNLKKSSRISIGGGNKRAPAGGSTLQTPRPSSSQSNRGTPNSRPSKNNDDSAAQSTAKRALDIANLPMKNYSFNGRESEPAVARSPFSLISSTSSSTANGEYSDEQNIPQEQQQNSH; this is encoded by the exons ATGGCTAATATTCGAAAGAATCCTCTTCAACAAATAGAATCTACTTGTGAATCTCTACTATGTGAACTTCAG GTAATATGGGATGATGTTGGCGAATCTGAAGCCACTAGGGATAAGCAGCTAGTTGAGCTTGAACAAGAGTGCCTAGATGTATACAGGAGGAAAGTTGATCAAGCTAACCGTTGTAGAGCTCAGATACGACAGGCTATTGCTGATTCAGAGGCAGAGCTCGCAGCCATTTGTTCTGCCATTGGAGAGCTGCCAGTACATTTTCGGCAG GGTGACCAAAAGGCTGGTAGCTTAAAGGAGGAGCTTAGTGTCATTACTCCACAGCTAGAACATATGCGAAATCGAAAAATAGATAGGAAAAAACAATTTCTTGAGGTCATTGGACAAATTCAGAAGTTATCAACTGAATTATATGGATCAGAAGGTGTCGATTTATCCAAGGCAGATGTAAATGAAAATGAACTTTCACTAAGAAAGCTTGAAGAATTGCAAACACAGTTACAGTCCGTACAAGAGGAAAAG AGAAATCGTGTTAGGCGGGTAATTGAACATTTAAGTGGTTTGAGCTCTTTGTGCTCTGTCCTTGGATTTGACTTCAAGGAAACAATAGGAGAACTGCATCCCAGCTTAGCTGATGCAGAAGAAACACGTAATATAAGTACTGAAACACTTCAGCAACTTGAGTGTGCCATTGTGAGGTTGCGGGAGCAAAAACTCCAAAGGATGCAAAGG CTCCAAGATCTTGCAACCATGCTATTGGAGCTTTGGAATCTAATGGATACCCCAGTTGAGGAGCAACATGCATTTCAAAATGTCACTTGTAATATTGCTGCATCAGAAGATGAGATAACAGGAGCCAACATGCTCTCAGAAGACTTCATTAAACAC GTTGAGGCTGAAGTTTGCAGGTTGGAAGAGCTGAAATCAAGTAAGTTGAAGGAACTGGTCCTCGGGAAGAGGGCAGAGCTGGAGGAAATCTGTCGGAAGACACATATGGTTCTTGAATCTGATACCGAAACTGAACACCTCATTGAGGCAATAGAATCAG GAGCTGTGGACCCTGCTTCTGTCCTCGAACAAATTGAATCAGATATCGGCAAGGTAAAAGAGGAAGCATTCAGCCGCAAGGAAATTCTGGAGAAAGTTGAGAAGTGGTTATCTGCTCGTGAGGAAGAGGAGTGGCTAGAAGAATACAATCTG GATGAAAACCGCTACAATACTGGAAAAGGTTCTCATCTCATACTCAAGCGTGCAGAAAAAGCCCGTACTTTGGCTAGTAAGCTTCCTG GGATGGCGGAGACATTGACTGCAAAAATTATAACTTGGGAGAATGAAAGAGCGGACACATTCTTGTATGATGGT AGTCCTTTGCTTTCAGTGGTGGAGGAGTACATCACTGTCAGAGAGGAAAAGGACCAAGAAAAGAAACGGCACCGG GAACAAAAGAAACTTCAAGGGCAACTTACCGCAGAACAAGAAGCTCCTGTCGGTTCTAAACCAAGCTCTCTAAAGAATCTGAAGAAATCATCTAGAATATCGATTGGAGGAGGCAATAAAAGAGCTCCTGCTGGAGGAAGTACGCTTCAGACTCCTAGACCGAGTTCATCTCAGTCTAACAGAGGAACACCAAATTCCCGTCCTTCCAAGAACAATGACGACTCTGCAGCACAATCAACTG CAAAGAGAGCGTTGGACATTGCTAATCTCCCCATGAAAAATTACTCATTTAATGGTCGTGAATCCGAACCTGCTGTTGCTAGAAGCCCATTCTCGCTCATATCTTCAACCTCGTCATCTACAGCAAATGGAGAATATTCTGATGAGCAGAATATTCCACAAGAACAGCAACAAAACAGTCACTAA
- the LOC141654738 gene encoding putative zinc finger A20 and AN1 domain-containing stress-associated protein 8: MSNMNDPPLCATGCGFFGNPTQNNLCSKCFRDSLKQTPLQQQQTRTNTTTIIRSNNNKDDVETKVANEGKTMKKRCGCCKKRVGLTGFECKCGEVYCGSHRYPELHSCPFDFKGLELESLSKTLFSAAECKADKLHYRL; this comes from the coding sequence ATGAGTAACATGAACGATCCACCTCTATGTGCAACCGGATGCGGATTCTTTGGGAATCCAACCCAAAACAATCTTTGTTCTAAGTGTTTCCGAGATTCGCTCAAGCAAACAcccctacaacaacaacaaactcgtactaatactactactattattcGTAGCAACAACAACAAAGACGACGTGGAAACTAAGGTTGCTAATGAGGGCAAGACAATGAAGAAGAGGTGTGGTTGTTGCAAGAAACGGGTTGGGCTGACGGGTTTTGAGTGCAAGTGTGGGGAGGTGTACTGTGGATCCCACAGGTACCCAGAGTTGCATTCTTGTCCGTTTGATTTCAAGGGACTCGAACTTGAGTCTTTGTCCAAGACTTTGTTTTCTGCGGCCGAATGCAAGGCTGATAAGCTTCATTACCGATTGTGA